The following are encoded together in the Montipora capricornis isolate CH-2021 chromosome 5, ASM3666992v2, whole genome shotgun sequence genome:
- the LOC138049068 gene encoding LOW QUALITY PROTEIN: probable N-acetyltransferase 16 (The sequence of the model RefSeq protein was modified relative to this genomic sequence to represent the inferred CDS: deleted 1 base in 1 codon), whose product MSQDLNIRLARPSDYDKILTLSEGIYDGYDYLPARYHTWMAMKNLHVMLAFSGDKLASLVAGSVIDEGKTLLTRARRTLPELQGQGINKLLTQALIDLVRKQHPVIQRSRFVSRVKPEMAKKGYDTILMKDILSCVVACSTQRSQQIVDIDSVQIQTCTKEYICDVIFRSFSTRKRSLFPSNVIIADWFPFEPSRSNIDYLNQENDLVYFAVEKCAGGLSRKSFSIGVRSQCVKFPKCSVTIYSNDPLLHQAHLVHHFKRSCEDIEKEFAFTCWLDQRFTKSARKLLNQLLPIKSDEGIDLTTAYLNQSTF is encoded by the exons ATGAGCCAAGACTTGAATATACGTTTAGCTCGACCAAGCGACTACGATAAAATTCTAACATTGTCGGAAGGAATTTACGATGGATACGATTATCTTCCAGCGAGGTACCACACGTGGATGGCGATGAAGAATTTGCACGTAATGCTTGCTTTCTCCGGCGACAAACTTGCAAGTCTGGTCGCTGGTTCTGTTATTGACGAAGGAAAGACACTTCTCACCCGAGCACGGCGAACTTTACCAGAGTTACAAGGCCAAGGAATCAATAAATTGCTTACACAAGCTTTAATCGATTTGGTGCGGAAGCAACATCCTGTGATACAACGATCTCGATTTGTAAGCAGAGTGAAGCCGGAGATGGCCAAGAAAGGATATGACACCATTCTCATGAAAGATATTTTAAGTTGTGTTGTCGCTTGTTCGACTCAACGATCGCAGCAAATTGTCGATATTGATTCGGTGCAAATTCAGACGTGCACAAAGGAATACATTTGCGACGTGATCTTTCGAAGCTTTTCGACAAGAAAGCGA AGTTTGTTCCCCAGCAATGTCATCATCGCGGATTGGTTTCCATTTGAACCTTCAAGATCAAATATTGATTACTTGAACCAGGAAAACGATTTAGTATACTTTGCAGTCGAGAAATGTGCCGGTGGACTTTCTCGGAAATCGTTCAGTATTGGTGTACGGTCTCAATGCGTGAAATTTCCCAAATGTAGTGTTACTATTTATAGCAACGACCCATTGTTACATCAAGCTCATCTTGTTCACCATTTCAAGCGCTCCTGTGAGGACATTGAAAAGGAATTCGCGTTTACCTGTTGGCTCGACCAAAGATTTACAAAAAGTGCGAGAAAGTTGTTAAATCAACTTCTGCCCATCAAATCAGATGAGGGCATAGACTTGACAACAGCATACCTCAACCAAAGCACCTTCTAG
- the LOC138049067 gene encoding rhamnosyl O-methyltransferase-like yields the protein MDNSEYYSLRDKVTKELSNQVRYVPIEERKDTGVLPVELLSSISHGKFQFNWRGVDVMKDPLDLAIVQQLLWELKPRTVIEFGAYKGGSALWTADMLKMFGCKSRVISVDIDLSLLDPEAKKSTDVEFIEGDLMQVKTIFPVDFLKTLEHPWFLVEDCHVNLEGILEHFDHFTEPGDYICVEDTNPLIPGVIGQGLIKELGYTFWGPEKLNDLKNFFSGRSQRYMVDQRYTDMFGYNATWNMNGFLKRM from the exons ATGGACAATTCTGAGTATTATTCGTTAAGAGATAAGGTTACGAAAGAGTTAAGTAACCAAGTCCGATACGTTCCaatagaagaaagaaaagatacTGGAGTGCTGCCAGTTGAGCTGTTGTCCTCAATTTCCCATG GAAAATTTCAATTCAATTGGCGAGGAGTGGATGTTATGAAGGACCCTTTAGACTTGGCAATAGTCCAACAATTGTTGTGGGAACTGAAGCCTCGAACTGTGATCGAGTTTGGTGCTTACAAGGGGGGCTCAGCCTTGTGGACAGCTGATATGCTGAAAATGTTCGGTTGCAAGTCGCGTGTAATCTCTGTGGACATTGATCTTTCTTTGTTGGACCCTGAAGCAAAAAAATCCACCGATGTTGAGTTCATTGAGGGGGACTTAATGCAAGTTAAAACGATCTTTCCCGTAGACTTTTTGAAG ACTTTGGAGCATCCATGGTTTCTGGTCGAAGATTGCCATGTAAATTTAGAAGGCATATTGGAGCATTTTGACCACTTCACTGAGCCTGGGGACTACATTTGTGTTGAGGACACCAATCCACTTATACCAGGGGTTATAGGCCAAGGTCTCATAAAGGAGCTAGGTTACACATTCTGGGGTCCGGAAAAACTCAACGACCTGAAGAATTTTTTCAGTGGGCGCTCTCAAAGATACATGGTGGATCAGAGATACACAGACATGTTCGG GTACAATGCCACGTGGAACATGAATGGATTTTTGAAAAGGATGTAG
- the LOC138049066 gene encoding rhamnosyl O-methyltransferase-like, with amino-acid sequence MDDSEYHSLKDKVTKELSSQIRYVPLEERKDTGVLPVELLSSISHGKYQLCWRGVDILKDPLDLAIVQQLLWELKPRTVIEFGAYKGGSALWAADMLKMFGCKSRVISVDIDLSLLDSEAKKSTHVEFIEGDLMQVEKIFPAAFLKTLDHPWFLVEDSHVNLEGILEHFDHFTEPGDYICVEDTNPVVPAVAGQGLIKELGYTFWGPQKLNDLKNFFSGRSQRYMVDQRYTDMFGYNATWNMNGFLKRM; translated from the exons ATGGACGATTCTGAGTATCATTCGTTAAAAGATAAGGTTACGAAAGAGTTAAGTAGCCAAATCAGATACGTTCCATTAGAAGAAAGAAAGGATACTGGAGTGTTGCCGGTTGAGCTGTTGTCCTCAATTTCCCATG GAAAATACCAACTCTGTTGGCGAGGAGTGGATATTTTGAAGGATCCTTTAGACTTGGCAATAGTCCAGCAATTGTTGTGGGAACTGAAGCCTCGAACTGTGATCGAGTTTGGTGCTTACAAGGGGGGCTCAGCCTTGTGGGCAGCGGATATGCTGAAAATGTTTGGATGCAAGTCACGTGTCATCTCTGTGGACATTGATCTTTCTTTATTGGACTCTGAAGCAAAAAAATCCACCCATGTTGAGTTCATTGAGGGGGACTTAATGCAAGTTGAAAAGATCTTTCCTGCAGCGTTTTTGAAG ACTTTGGACCACCCATGGTTTCTGGTCGAAGATTCCCATGTGAATCTTGAAGGCATATTAGAGCATTTTGACCACTTCACTGAGCCTGGTGACTACATTTGTGTTGAGGACACCAATCCAGTTGTACCAGCAGTTGCAGGCCAAGGCCTCATAAAGGAGCTAGGTTACACATTTTGGGGTCCGCAAAAACTCAACGACCTGAAGAATTTTTTCAGTGGGCGCTCTCAAAGATACATGGTGGACCAGAGATACACAGATATGTTCGG GTACAATGCCACGTGGAACATGAATGGATTTTTGAAAAGGATGTAG